Proteins encoded together in one Pseudomonadota bacterium window:
- the pgi gene encoding glucose-6-phosphate isomerase, protein MTESFADWLDKTASDPPRIETLFADNPDRLSQLSIAADCGDATLYFDFSKTHLTDDIIARFAARAEDIGMAPARDQLLSGDIVNPTEQRAAEHSAERGTGSPEAVERAYALHQRAYALASAIQAGAFGPIRHLIHIGIGGSALGPELLCDALAREEAQCDVHIVSNVDGAALAEAMEACDPAATMIAIASKTFTTTETLRNADSAVTWLKQQGIDDPYGRCIALTASPEKASEWGIDDARILPFSESVGGRYSLWSSIGFPLMLAAGQEAFDALLAGAAAMDQHFRDAPFARNAPLLAACVDQYYARGAGAQTRAVFAYDERLRLLPAYLQQLEMESNGKSATLHGDTVTAATAPISWGGVGTDAQHAVFQLLHQGSHILPVEFVASAEPGHDLDPEHHAILLSNCFAQGAALMQGRASDDPHRHYDGDRPSTTILLDDVSPAAIGALIAFYEHRVFANAVFFGINPFDQFGVELGKSIAKSISAQGAGEFDPSTQALLDRVGLR, encoded by the coding sequence ATGACGGAATCATTTGCGGACTGGCTCGATAAAACCGCTTCGGACCCGCCGCGTATCGAGACGCTGTTCGCTGATAATCCCGACAGGCTTTCGCAGCTTTCCATCGCAGCCGATTGCGGTGATGCGACGCTCTATTTCGATTTCAGCAAAACCCATCTGACCGATGATATTATCGCCCGATTCGCGGCCAGGGCAGAAGATATCGGCATGGCACCGGCGCGTGACCAGCTATTGAGCGGCGATATCGTCAATCCCACCGAGCAGCGCGCTGCTGAACATAGCGCCGAACGCGGCACCGGTTCGCCCGAAGCGGTCGAACGCGCCTATGCCCTGCACCAGCGTGCCTATGCACTGGCCTCGGCGATTCAGGCTGGTGCTTTTGGGCCGATACGGCACCTCATTCACATCGGCATTGGCGGTTCGGCGCTGGGGCCGGAACTGCTGTGTGATGCGCTGGCGCGCGAGGAAGCACAATGCGATGTGCATATCGTCTCCAATGTCGATGGCGCGGCGCTGGCCGAGGCCATGGAGGCCTGCGATCCGGCGGCGACGATGATCGCCATTGCCTCGAAAACCTTCACCACAACCGAGACATTGCGCAATGCCGACAGCGCCGTCACCTGGCTGAAACAGCAGGGTATCGATGATCCCTATGGCCGCTGCATCGCGCTTACCGCATCGCCGGAAAAAGCCAGTGAATGGGGCATTGATGATGCCCGCATCCTGCCTTTTTCCGAAAGCGTTGGCGGTCGCTACTCCTTATGGTCGTCAATCGGTTTCCCGCTGATGCTGGCAGCGGGGCAGGAGGCGTTTGATGCACTGCTCGCCGGTGCTGCCGCCATGGATCAACATTTTCGTGATGCGCCATTTGCCAGGAATGCGCCGCTGCTAGCCGCCTGTGTCGATCAATATTATGCGCGCGGAGCAGGGGCGCAGACTCGCGCGGTGTTTGCCTATGACGAGCGGTTGCGGCTGCTGCCTGCCTATCTTCAGCAGTTGGAAATGGAGAGTAACGGCAAATCGGCGACACTGCATGGCGATACCGTGACCGCAGCAACTGCGCCAATCAGCTGGGGCGGGGTGGGTACCGATGCGCAACATGCGGTGTTCCAGCTCTTGCATCAGGGTAGCCACATCCTGCCTGTCGAATTTGTCGCCAGCGCCGAGCCGGGACATGATCTTGACCCTGAGCATCATGCAATCCTGCTGTCCAACTGCTTTGCCCAGGGCGCGGCGCTGATGCAGGGCAGGGCATCGGATGATCCGCATCGCCATTATGACGGCGACCGCCCCTCCACAACCATTTTACTCGACGATGTTTCACCCGCTGCTATAGGAGCGCTTATCGCCTTTTATGAACATCGCGTTTTCGCCAACGCAGTGTTTTTCGGCATCAATCCCTTTGATCAGTTCGGTGTTGAATTGGGGAAAAGCATCGCCAAGTCCATTTCTGCACAGGGTGCCGGGGAGTTTGATCCATCGACACAGGCGCTGCTCGATCGCGTTGGATTGCGATAG
- the gor gene encoding glutathione-disulfide reductase: protein MSDFDYDLFVIGAGSGGVRAARVSASFGAKVAVAEEYRVGGTCVIRGCVPKKMLVYGSHFSEELEDGKNFGWTWDNARFDWHTLRDHVLKDVDRLNSAYTDTLNNHDVEIILERAEVAGPNQVKLAGGKTVTAKYILIATGAWPVVPEFPGSEHMSTSNEMFHLEKLPETVIISGGGYIANEFAGIFNGLGSEVFVVNRSDVILRGYDESLRDRLLQIGMSKGINYRFNCTFDKIEKREDGALDVYMDGRDRPVIADVVLAATGRRPKIDGLGLENAGVEIDDKGAIKVDEYSRTNVESIYAVGDVTNRVQLTPVAIREGQAFAETVFNNNPKTVDYGCIPSAVFSQPPIASVGLTEGEARNKYGNIRVYSSDFRAMRNVFADRHERSLYKMVVEHPSGKILGLHMIGPDAPEILQAAAVAVKAGLTKDDFDATVALHPSMAEELVLLK, encoded by the coding sequence ATGAGTGATTTCGACTATGATCTTTTCGTCATTGGCGCCGGCTCGGGCGGTGTCCGTGCCGCCCGCGTTTCGGCCTCTTTCGGTGCCAAAGTCGCTGTAGCCGAAGAGTATCGCGTCGGCGGCACCTGCGTCATTCGTGGCTGTGTACCCAAGAAGATGCTGGTCTACGGCTCGCATTTTTCCGAAGAGCTGGAAGATGGCAAAAATTTTGGCTGGACCTGGGATAATGCCAGGTTCGACTGGCACACATTGCGCGACCATGTGCTCAAGGATGTCGACCGGCTCAACAGCGCCTATACCGACACGCTGAACAATCATGATGTCGAGATCATACTCGAGCGCGCAGAGGTTGCCGGGCCAAATCAGGTTAAGCTGGCGGGCGGCAAGACTGTCACCGCCAAATATATCCTGATTGCCACCGGTGCCTGGCCGGTTGTTCCGGAATTTCCGGGCAGTGAACATATGTCTACATCGAACGAGATGTTCCATCTCGAGAAGCTGCCTGAAACCGTCATCATTTCAGGCGGTGGTTATATCGCCAATGAGTTTGCCGGTATTTTCAACGGGCTGGGCAGCGAGGTGTTCGTTGTCAATCGCTCCGATGTGATCCTGCGCGGCTATGATGAAAGTCTGCGCGATCGCCTGCTGCAGATCGGCATGAGCAAGGGCATCAACTATCGCTTCAACTGCACCTTCGACAAGATCGAGAAGCGCGAAGATGGCGCGCTCGATGTCTATATGGATGGCCGGGATCGCCCGGTCATTGCCGATGTCGTGCTTGCCGCTACCGGCCGCCGCCCGAAAATTGACGGGCTCGGTCTGGAAAATGCCGGAGTCGAGATTGATGACAAGGGCGCGATCAAGGTCGATGAATATAGTCGGACCAACGTCGAAAGCATCTACGCTGTGGGCGATGTTACCAACCGGGTGCAGTTGACGCCAGTCGCCATCCGCGAAGGCCAGGCCTTTGCCGAGACAGTGTTCAACAACAATCCCAAGACTGTCGATTATGGCTGTATTCCCTCGGCGGTGTTCTCGCAGCCACCCATTGCTTCGGTCGGCCTGACCGAAGGCGAAGCGCGCAACAAATATGGTAATATCCGGGTCTATTCCTCGGATTTCCGTGCTATGCGCAATGTTTTTGCCGACCGGCACGAGCGCAGCCTGTATAAGATGGTTGTCGAGCATCCAAGCGGCAAGATCCTCGGCCTGCACATGATCGGCCCGGATGCACCGGAGATTTTGCAGGCAGCCGCAGTGGCGGTGAAAGCCGGACTGACCAAGGATGATTTCGATGCCACCGTGGCGTTGCATCCGAGCATGGCGGAAGAGCTTGTATTGCTGAAGTAA
- a CDS encoding NAD-dependent epimerase/dehydratase family protein: MTGRALVTGGTGYIGGELIDQLLHKGWQVNTTVRSKAKSEDRLHQRWSDAGDRLQIFEADLMSDAGWSEANQGCSHVAHVASPFPMAVPKNADELIIPAREGTLRALRFARDAGVTRFVQTSSAAAIAYGHGGAKTHFDQNDWTNLNAPGVAPYIQSKTVAERAARDWVAENAPDMLFCSVNPVAVLGPVENDDLSTSIEMVKKLMDGSIPLIPNMGIGVVDVRDVAKAHVLALEAAAEKVRGERFPASQSFLWMADMAETLRRRVPEYAKKVPSGNMPDFLVKLLALFMEEMKQVKGELGNLRDVDGTHTTRTLGFDYIPAEQSIEDTARSLVAHGIIKG; this comes from the coding sequence ATGACGGGCAGGGCACTGGTAACCGGCGGCACGGGCTATATTGGCGGTGAACTGATCGACCAGCTGCTGCACAAGGGCTGGCAGGTCAACACCACCGTCCGTTCAAAAGCAAAAAGCGAAGACCGGCTGCACCAGCGCTGGTCCGATGCCGGTGACAGGCTGCAGATATTCGAGGCTGATCTGATGTCCGATGCGGGCTGGTCCGAGGCCAATCAGGGCTGCAGCCATGTCGCGCATGTCGCATCGCCCTTTCCGATGGCGGTGCCAAAAAATGCCGATGAGCTGATCATCCCGGCACGCGAAGGCACATTGCGCGCCTTGCGTTTTGCCAGGGATGCCGGTGTCACCCGCTTTGTCCAGACAAGTTCAGCGGCAGCCATTGCCTATGGCCATGGCGGAGCGAAGACGCATTTTGACCAGAATGACTGGACCAATCTCAACGCGCCCGGTGTTGCGCCCTATATCCAGTCCAAAACCGTTGCTGAACGCGCGGCGCGTGACTGGGTCGCCGAAAATGCGCCGGATATGCTGTTCTGCTCGGTTAATCCGGTGGCCGTGCTCGGTCCGGTCGAGAATGATGATCTCTCCACCTCTATCGAGATGGTCAAGAAGCTGATGGATGGCTCGATCCCGCTTATCCCCAATATGGGCATTGGCGTGGTTGATGTGCGCGATGTTGCCAAGGCGCATGTGCTGGCGCTCGAGGCTGCGGCGGAAAAGGTCCGGGGTGAGCGTTTCCCGGCCAGCCAGAGCTTCTTGTGGATGGCCGATATGGCCGAAACCCTGCGTCGGCGGGTGCCTGAATATGCGAAAAAAGTACCCAGCGGCAACATGCCCGATTTCCTGGTAAAGTTGCTCGCCCTGTTCATGGAAGAGATGAAGCAGGTCAAGGGAGAGCTTGGCAATTTGCGCGATGTTGACGGCACTCATACCACCCGAACCCTGGGCTTTGACTATATCCCGGCTGAACAGTCGATAGAGGACACGGCGCGTAGTCTGGTGGCGCATGGCATCATAAAAGGCTGA
- a CDS encoding acyl-CoA carboxylase subunit beta, with the protein MQDIIEALEAKREAAHMGGGQKRIDAQHAKGKLTARERVDILLDPDSFEELDQYVEHNCTDFGMADQKIPGDGVVTGSGTINGRLVYVFSQDFTVFGGSLSERHAEKICKVMDMAMKVGAPVIGLNDSGGARIQEGVASLGGYAEVFQRNVLASGVVPQLSLIMGPCAGGAVYSPAMTDFIFMVKDSSYMFVTGPDVVKTVTNEVVTQEELGGAVTHTTKTSVADVAYDNDIEALLAARRMIDFLPLSNREDVPERPTADAWDRIEDSLDTLIPDNPNQPYDMHELIRKTLDEGDFFEIQPAHAANIICGFGRVEGRTVGVVANQPMVLAGCLDIGASKKAGRFVRFCDAFDIPIITFVDVPGFLPGTAQEYGGIIKHGAKLLFAYAEATVPKITVITRKAYGGAYDVMASKHLRGDLNYAWPSAEIAVMGAKGAVEIIFRKEMGDPDKIAERTKEYEDRFANPFVAASKGFIDEVIMPHSTRKRIALGLRKLRNKQLENPWKKHDNIPL; encoded by the coding sequence ATGCAGGACATTATCGAGGCGCTGGAAGCCAAGCGCGAGGCAGCGCATATGGGCGGTGGTCAGAAACGGATCGACGCCCAGCACGCCAAGGGCAAGCTGACCGCGCGCGAGCGTGTCGATATCCTGCTCGATCCGGACAGCTTTGAAGAGCTGGACCAATATGTCGAGCATAATTGCACCGATTTCGGCATGGCGGACCAGAAGATACCGGGCGATGGAGTGGTCACCGGATCGGGCACGATCAATGGCCGTCTGGTCTATGTTTTCAGCCAGGATTTCACGGTGTTCGGCGGCTCGCTCTCCGAGCGCCATGCAGAGAAAATCTGCAAGGTGATGGACATGGCAATGAAGGTCGGCGCGCCGGTGATTGGCCTGAATGACTCTGGCGGCGCGCGGATTCAGGAAGGTGTGGCATCGCTCGGCGGCTATGCCGAGGTGTTCCAGCGTAATGTGCTCGCCAGCGGTGTTGTGCCGCAACTCTCGCTGATCATGGGACCATGCGCCGGTGGTGCGGTCTATTCTCCCGCCATGACTGACTTTATCTTCATGGTGAAGGACAGCTCATACATGTTCGTCACCGGCCCCGATGTGGTCAAGACGGTGACCAATGAGGTGGTGACGCAGGAAGAACTGGGCGGAGCGGTGACGCACACCACCAAGACCAGCGTCGCCGATGTCGCCTATGACAATGATATCGAGGCACTGTTGGCGGCGCGGCGGATGATTGACTTTCTGCCGCTCTCCAACCGCGAAGACGTCCCCGAACGGCCCACCGCCGATGCCTGGGACCGGATTGAGGACAGCCTCGACACGCTTATCCCCGATAACCCGAACCAGCCCTATGATATGCATGAGCTGATCCGCAAAACGCTCGATGAGGGCGATTTCTTCGAGATACAGCCTGCACATGCGGCCAATATCATCTGCGGTTTTGGCCGGGTCGAAGGGCGCACGGTGGGCGTGGTCGCCAATCAGCCGATGGTGCTCGCCGGATGCCTTGATATCGGTGCATCGAAAAAGGCCGGGCGCTTTGTCCGCTTCTGCGATGCCTTCGATATTCCGATCATCACCTTTGTCGATGTGCCGGGCTTTCTGCCGGGCACGGCGCAGGAATATGGCGGCATTATCAAGCACGGCGCGAAGCTGCTCTTCGCCTATGCCGAGGCGACGGTGCCGAAAATCACTGTCATCACCCGCAAAGCCTATGGCGGCGCCTATGATGTGATGGCGTCAAAACATCTGCGCGGCGATCTGAACTATGCCTGGCCCAGCGCCGAAATCGCGGTGATGGGCGCGAAGGGCGCGGTGGAGATTATCTTCCGCAAGGAGATGGGTGACCCCGACAAGATCGCCGAGCGCACCAAGGAATATGAAGACCGCTTTGCCAACCCGTTTGTCGCTGCGTCAAAGGGCTTTATCGACGAGGTGATTATGCCGCATTCCACGCGAAAGCGGATTGCGCTGGGGTTACGCAAGCTGCGGAACAAGCAGCTGGAGAACCCCTGGAAGAAGCATGATAATATTCCGTTGTGA
- a CDS encoding GIY-YIG nuclease family protein — translation MKHPYVYMMANRRNGAVYTGVTSDLPKRVYQHREGLVEGYTKRYGCKMLVWYEQHETIETAILREKQIKGGSRRKKLELIEALNPQWKDLYDDIL, via the coding sequence GTGAAGCATCCTTACGTTTATATGATGGCTAATAGGCGGAATGGCGCGGTTTATACTGGTGTCACTTCCGATCTTCCTAAACGTGTTTATCAGCATCGCGAGGGATTGGTGGAGGGTTATACCAAACGCTATGGGTGCAAGATGCTTGTTTGGTATGAGCAGCATGAAACCATAGAAACAGCTATTTTGCGTGAAAAGCAGATCAAAGGTGGCTCGCGGCGTAAAAAGCTGGAATTGATCGAAGCCCTCAACCCTCAATGGAAAGATTTATACGATGACATTCTATAA
- a CDS encoding DUF808 domain-containing protein, giving the protein MPSGLVALLDDVAAIAKAAAASVDDAAAMAKVAAASADDIGAAAARAGTKTAGVVIDDAAVTPSYVTGFSPARELPLIWRIAKGSFFNKLVILLPIAVLLGQFAPFLIPVILIIGGLFLSYEAAEKVLELFHVDESNVRDKPAVVVGPEREEAMAAGAIRTDLILSAEIMAIALSEVAEEVWWQQALVLALIGVVITVVVYGAVALIVKMDDFGLHLAKTRTNGMAAFGRGLVLFMPKLLTTISIVGTLAMAWVGGGLLVHNAAVLGWHGPEHWIEGVGHWFSNIAPAGATGLIEWLVFAVLSGVIAIAIGAVIAPIVHRLIPHGPTQEEEQTA; this is encoded by the coding sequence ATGCCCTCAGGACTAGTCGCCCTTCTTGATGACGTCGCCGCTATAGCCAAAGCAGCCGCTGCCTCTGTCGATGACGCCGCAGCAATGGCGAAGGTCGCGGCGGCGTCTGCCGATGATATCGGCGCCGCCGCCGCGCGGGCGGGGACCAAGACCGCCGGGGTGGTGATTGACGATGCGGCGGTTACGCCGAGCTATGTCACCGGCTTTTCCCCGGCGCGCGAATTGCCGTTGATCTGGCGTATCGCCAAAGGCTCATTCTTCAACAAGCTGGTGATCCTTTTGCCGATCGCGGTGCTGCTCGGCCAGTTTGCGCCGTTTCTGATTCCGGTGATCCTGATTATCGGCGGGCTGTTCCTGAGCTATGAGGCGGCGGAGAAAGTTCTCGAGCTGTTCCATGTTGACGAGAGCAATGTCCGTGACAAACCGGCGGTGGTGGTGGGTCCGGAGCGCGAAGAAGCCATGGCCGCCGGCGCGATCCGCACCGACCTGATCCTCTCGGCCGAGATCATGGCGATTGCGCTCTCCGAAGTCGCCGAGGAAGTCTGGTGGCAACAGGCGCTGGTGCTGGCGCTGATCGGCGTGGTGATTACCGTCGTCGTCTATGGCGCGGTGGCGCTGATCGTCAAAATGGACGATTTCGGGCTGCACCTTGCCAAGACGCGCACCAATGGCATGGCCGCTTTCGGTCGCGGACTGGTGCTGTTCATGCCCAAATTGCTGACCACCATTTCGATTGTCGGCACGCTGGCCATGGCCTGGGTCGGCGGCGGCCTGCTGGTGCATAATGCCGCGGTGCTGGGCTGGCATGGGCCCGAGCATTGGATCGAAGGGGTGGGCCACTGGTTTTCCAATATCGCACCTGCAGGTGCGACAGGCCTGATCGAATGGCTTGTCTTTGCGGTGCTCTCCGGCGTAATCGCTATCGCCATAGGTGCGGTAATCGCGCCGATTGTGCACCGGCTGATCCCGCACGGACCGACCCAAGAGGAAGAACAGACCGCATGA
- the mce gene encoding methylmalonyl-CoA epimerase: MKLGPLNHVGVATPSIPDSIAFYRDVMGATEIHEPFDMPAQGVKVCFVDTPGQDGGRGTQIELIEPLGEDSPIHGFLKTNPKGGQHHMCYEVPDIHVAKAEFEAMGKKVLGEPRIGAHGTLIFFVHPKDMGGVLTEIMETPKDA, translated from the coding sequence ATGAAACTCGGACCGCTAAACCATGTCGGCGTCGCCACGCCGTCCATTCCCGACAGCATCGCCTTTTACCGCGATGTCATGGGCGCCACCGAAATCCATGAGCCATTCGATATGCCGGCGCAGGGCGTAAAAGTATGCTTTGTCGATACCCCCGGTCAGGACGGCGGCAGAGGCACTCAGATCGAGCTGATCGAACCGCTGGGCGAAGATTCGCCGATCCATGGCTTTCTCAAGACCAATCCCAAAGGCGGCCAGCACCATATGTGCTATGAGGTTCCCGATATTCACGTCGCCAAGGCCGAGTTCGAGGCGATGGGCAAAAAAGTGCTCGGCGAGCCGCGTATCGGCGCGCATGGCACGCTGATCTTCTTCGTCCACCCAAAGGATATGGGCGGGGTCTTGACCGAGATAATGGAAACGCCGAAAGACGCATGA
- a CDS encoding enoyl-CoA hydratase-related protein: MSDFQTILYDLTDNIATITLNRPERLNAAPLEMADEISDALAQAVSEGARCVLMTGAGRAFCSGADLAAGAGEGKSRGLGGDGAKYSLNYAYNPMMRAIAELPIPLVTAVNGPAAGVGCSMGLAGDFVLAAESAYFLQAFVNIGLVPDGGATWMLPRLIGKARAMEMMMLGEKIPAQKAYDWGMVYAVVDNDGLMDEARALAKRLAEGPTMALGLMRRLAVDNLDRSYAEALDAEANAQRDAGNSDDARIGAVAFLKKEKAQFTGK, encoded by the coding sequence ATGTCAGACTTTCAAACCATCCTTTATGACCTGACCGACAATATAGCCACCATCACGCTGAACCGTCCGGAGCGGCTCAATGCAGCGCCGCTGGAAATGGCGGACGAGATCAGTGATGCACTGGCCCAGGCAGTGAGTGAAGGCGCGCGCTGCGTGCTGATGACCGGGGCAGGGCGGGCCTTCTGCTCGGGTGCAGATCTTGCCGCTGGTGCTGGCGAAGGCAAGTCGCGCGGCCTGGGTGGCGATGGCGCCAAATACTCGCTCAACTATGCCTATAACCCGATGATGCGGGCGATTGCCGAACTGCCGATTCCGCTCGTCACTGCGGTCAATGGACCGGCTGCCGGTGTCGGCTGTTCCATGGGGTTGGCGGGCGATTTCGTGCTGGCTGCGGAAAGCGCCTATTTCCTGCAGGCGTTCGTCAATATCGGCCTGGTGCCGGACGGCGGTGCAACCTGGATGCTTCCGCGGTTGATTGGCAAGGCACGGGCAATGGAAATGATGATGCTGGGTGAGAAAATCCCGGCGCAGAAAGCCTATGACTGGGGTATGGTCTACGCCGTTGTCGACAATGACGGCCTGATGGACGAAGCGCGGGCATTGGCCAAGCGGCTGGCCGAAGGACCGACCATGGCGCTCGGCCTGATGCGGCGTCTGGCGGTGGACAATCTTGACCGGAGTTATGCCGAGGCGCTCGACGCCGAAGCCAATGCCCAGCGTGATGCGGGCAATAGCGATGATGCCCGCATCGGTGCGGTAGCGTTTTTGAAAAAAGAAAAGGCGCAGTTTACCGGTAAATAG